A stretch of DNA from Equus caballus isolate H_3958 breed thoroughbred chromosome 13, TB-T2T, whole genome shotgun sequence:
GTCCTTCAGCAGATTGACTCAGTAGCTGATGCTGACATCATAAATGTAAGCAAATGAAAATTTATGATTTAACATCAAATGACTTGACCTTAGTGATCAAATTTCAGAAGGAATGCATAAGCTTCCTTCGTCTGTATGTTATTCTCATGCTGTTGTGTGCCTCTGTAGCTGGTGTGGAGGCAGGAGGGCTCATTACCATCACTTCTGCAAATAGCTTCCTTGTCAGCTCAGGGTATTTGTATCTTCCTCACGCAACTCAATTACTATTAGGTTAAACCATTTTAAATTCTTAGAGGTCAAGAAGAGTCGAATATTGccaatttcatatgattcaacctCAGTTGAGTTTGGTATTTTTCCTCATTACTCCCAAGAAATAAACTCTCTATCCTGCCAATCCTTCATGATCCAGCATCTCAAGATTTTCTTTGGTCTTCTCAGCCTAAGACATTCTCCTGCTCttgctatattattttttttcacgTATGTTATTGTTTCCTACAAGATTGAGTTGTTTTGAGGACAAGGACCATGTCTTAGAATTCTTTGTATTCCCTACCATGCCTAACAAGTATGTGAACTACAGAATAAATCCAGAATCAGCGGGTTTTTCCAGTCCCGTCTATATTAAAAATGCCAACTCCCCTTCCGTTACAGAGGTCTCAACCATCTTCTCACCAACAGGTCTACCTTGTATAGGGACAATGGAGATAGAAAAGACAGACAGGCTATTTTAAGATAGTAACGCTGATTTGATTTCACTTGGCCCCTAAGTTCATCATTATATGTCTTCCAGTGGCTGTCCTCATCTTCTATACTGTCATGTAAGTCCCAGCCCACCTGCCTTCACCGCCATCTCTCCATTTAAAAAGGGTGGCCTGAGATAATGGGGGGGCTGCTACTCATGGTATTACACTTAACCTAAACAATCAGCTTTTGAACTTGAAGTCATGGAATAAGAATACTAGGATATAAAGTTTGACTTTCAAATTAACAATCATTGTATTTTTATTGACTCAGACTATTTGCCATTGTAATACAGAAACAGGAAAGTACAGCCCTGCCCAAGGCCGAACCCTGCCCTATTTTGTAATGTTAGTGAAGTTTTCCTTATCCCCCTCTTTAACAGCGACCCTCATATCTAGAGCAGCACACTTGCTCAGTCACACATATGATGGAACATCCAAAGGAACAGCTGAGCTTTTCCTCCTACATTgtgacaaattaaaataatgcacCAGCCCTCTCCTATAGTTTTCCTAAGAGCCTATTATAGAATTGCTGGCTTAGAATGTCCTATCCATAAACTCTTGaaataacagaataaataagTTTATCTACTTGataatacattttcttatttctgttaactttctgtcttttcttgtttgtttacttaAAGGCTGCAAAGAAGTTTGTTTCTGGCCAGAAGTCAATGGCAGCAAGTGGAAATTTGGGGCATACGCCTTTCGTTGATGAGTTATAATACTGAAAGACATTGCAGGACAGAGCTGAACACTTTCCCAACCCAGAGCAGCAAACATATGAAAGTCAAGTCTCtattataatatttatcttttttttttttaaggaggtgAAATATCTTAAAGCATAAATGCAGGTAATTGTTCCCAGCTGACCTAAAGTCAATAAAACATTCTGTTTAAAtggtttttttgcatttttcccaATCAGTTAATgaataagtatttattatatgCTGAGACCTTTGTTTCAGATGCTGTAAAGCAGAACGGGAATATAATAATAGAGTACAGAGTATCAGAAACTATTAAAATCAAGGCCAAGTAGCTATCAGAGTAAATATTTCCAGACTATTACTGGTGGCTTTTTAAGATAAAAGGAGTTTaaaaatctgtccttttgggtgAGAACAATTAAATGGTCTAAGTTTTACCCACTTTGCCTTTTTTGCACTAGTTATTTCTAAAACTTGTTTTCCCTATTAGTCATATCCTGTATTTCCGCTGCTTCATTTTACATGTCTGATTTAGCTTCACTGTGGCAgactttttgtttctctctcatcttctccctctccctatCGGTTTCTATCCTGTCTCTTTCAAGTAATTAACTATCAACCCAACATTCAAAGTAAAAGTAGggctgaaaagtgaaaaaaaatcctaatgtGAACAACTAGCCAAAAAAATatatctctattatttcttttaagtatGGCACTTGAAGTTTGCAAAACAAGAGAAactaaatatctaaataaaaatgTGGTACTTACCTTAAAAAGTGAAATTCTCTACTATGTTCACACATTCTGATATTGGGTTCCTCTGCTGCATTTTCTAAAAGATGAGACATTCTTCTCAAAAGGAGGGTCTTAATGATCTGAATGATGTTGCTATTTTGAAAATAGCAAAGTTTGTGAAGCCTTTGAGGCCCCAGGGAAGTCTTTGGATATCAGGCTGAAGGAGGTCTCCAACAGCTTTACAACACAGTCATGAAAGGGAGTTGGTAAGTTTGCGCATACTCCTGTAAGTATAGCTGACCTGTACGTGGCAATGCACGAAAATTGAGTATTTTCAAGAGAAATGCACCTCTGAGCACAGATTTGCAAACTACTGCCTAACCAACTTTTGCACAGGTGGACCCTTGCTCTTTTCAACCTGGGCATAGTCTTCCAGCCAAAATGCAtctgaggcagaggaggaggaggaggagctttcATTGTCTTGCTTCACCATTGTCCAGTATGGAGAAGGGGCTCTCACTTCCTTCTTGTGATCTCTGTGAATCATCACGTCACAGTTAATGTCCTTTCCTACACTAATAGTACGGTTCTTCTTTTTATATCCATGCCATTCTCTGGAGATAGACATTGGTGTCTTTGCAGTGTGATGTCCAGTGGACCGGGGACCTTTATAatacttaaattttttatctaAAACTACATCTTCATTGTCATCACTGCTTTTGAAAGAGTCCTCTTTTgccttctcagtttcctttgttgtgctgaaatgaaaagactAGTGAATGAAATGGATTGTTAATGTCTGAACATTCATTGTCTCCTAACAAGATGTCTTATAACCTGCTTTGTCTCCTAAAAGGATACAGTTTAGCTTTAGCACTACCTTTCTCTgttgaaatttttctcttttctaaaagtACTTTTATATTTGTTTCCATTCCTAAACATAAGTCAAATTCTGccttaaattatttaacattactttttttttggtgaggaagattgaccctgagctaacatctgtgccagtcttcctctattttgtatgtgggatgccgccacagtgtgttttgatgagtggtgtataggtacacgcccaggatccaaatctgtgaaccctgggccactggagcggagtgtgtgaacttaaccactaaagcaccaggccagccctcacaTTACTTTAAGAAGCTTTGCACAGACTTAAGCCACAGTACTGACCTGAATATTAGCAGGCTTTAAGGGTAGGTTAATTTCACTCCATCCAGAATGACAGGTCAAACTGGGCATCTCCTCCACAGAATTCTGTTCTCATGGGTCACATGGGGTCAGCAATAACAGAGAATATTACCAGTTTCCAGGGGAGCTGGGAAATAGTGGGCCTCAAAGATTTTCAGCATGCTAGTCATTGGTAAATCTTTGAGTCTTCTTTTGTTCTCCTAAGCATCATTCTTTGCCTCTCCTTTGGGTTTACCAATGTGGATTTGTAGAACACCTTTTACTCAGGTGTATCTCATCATTCACTATTCCACCTCTCTGTTGCTCTCCAaaagcttttaaagattttttttgtaaCTTGCCCCAACtattggctttctttttcttttttttttgtttgaggaagattatccccgagctaacatctgccaccaatcttcccctttttgctgaggaagactggccctgagctaacatccgtgcccatcttcctctaccttatatgtgggacgcctgccacagccgtggcttgccaagcagtatgtaggtccgcacccagggtctgaacgggtgaacccctgtccgctgaagcggaacatgtgaacttaaccactgcgccaccaggccagccccccaattaTTGGCTTTCTTGATTGTTGGAACTTGGGTGACGCTTGTCTGCTAGCAATTACAGGCCTCTTGAACTTTCCTAATACCTGCAGTACCTGTGCCTGCTATTCCTTTCCTGAACAAATGCTATCTGTCACCTGCTCCCGCCATCCTGGTGCTGTTGCTGAGCAGATCCAAAACTAGATCTTTGTGATTATGAACCTCTCATACATTCTGTGATGCTAAAAGGAAATAGGAAGTAGGTTTCTttcccaccacccaccccccgAACCTGTCAGACTTGCTAGTATTATCACTAATATCCTTGGAGATCTGCCTATTTTATTTGCTCCCCAAAATTTGAACAGCTTTTCCTAAAGTTGCTCTCTTCTAGTAATATACAATTAGTATTGAGTCATGTTTACTGAGAGCCACTAGTCTTAAATTGTATGATTTTCTTTTATCCTTGATTTAGTGCTGTGCAAGAAGATTCAGAAGATCTCAGGATTAGAACAGTTTGCCTTCAGACATGCTCAGGGCTTCCTGTACAGCATATGAATGGGAAAAAAGTCcaaggtacttttttttttcagattgcaAAGGGTATCCTTTGTAACTCTGTATTAGGCAACCATAAAGGACAGGTGGCAGGGATAGGTTCTTGTTAAACTGGCATTTAAGGCCACAGGCCAGCAGAGGTCAGGGTTGGCTAGAAACAGTTTTTATACCACTAGGCCTGCCCAGAGCATCATATGGAATATTTTCTCCAGTGTGCACACAGTGCCATTTGCTCCTCAGAAAGGTCATACtaactttgtgaaagaagccttttcttcctccttctaccccttccctgcccccttccaCATAAGTCACTAAAATGCCTTAAATATAAGCACTTTGCTTAAGTAAGAAAGAGACTCAAAACGTGCTTGGTATTGTTTGTGGGGTTTAGCCCCCTACTTAAGTTGTACTATTCTGTGTTTCTCTCTTCTGTGCTTTTGAATGGTCAGTCTGCCATCCTTAGATTTTAATATTCTGAATCTCCAAATCTGTGTaattaaaatgcttagaacataGTTGTTCTACAAGCTGATAAGGGCTCAGGCTCGAGGGCTATGCTCCCCAGTATAGGGTCCACCAGCTACATATGGCTGCTGAATTTAAATTGATTAAACttgaataaaatttaacattcCTCAGTTGCAtttggctagtggctaccatatggAACAACACaggtacagaacatttccatcactgcaaaaAGTTCTTATTCCACATTGCTACTCTAGAGACAGACCTGTGCTACTTAGCCCTGTGATCCCTGGCAAGTACATACACATTTTTCTTGGCCTCGGTTTTCCATATCTATAAAACGAGGATAATAAAAAGAATTGGCATGAGCATTAAATGGTATGATGCTTGTAAAGCAGAGCCCACCACATAGTGAGCAATGAATAAGTGTTCACTGTTATCATTAACAGCTTTTAATCAAATCAGGATTGGTTTggttatttgggggaaaaattttCCCCAGTCTGTGCCTGATCTGAAGGGGACAGCTGCTACCCATCTCTAGCCCACTGTCACATGTGGGAATGCAAGTCCatcttctgatttttcaggaGAAATCAGAGATGCAGATTTTCCATGAAATCTTAGATTTGTAAATTTGGCAactaattcaaatatttttcattttttaaattttgaaatatacagaaaaatgcaaaaaacagtttaatgaaaaaaattatgaacagCTTGGTAGCGACCATTACTGTCCCCTGGAAAAACCCCATGTGTCCTCCTTGCTCTCTGTAGATGACTACTCTTCTGGGTTTTTAAAATGCTGTGGGAGATGAGCAAAGTCCCTTGGGCCACAGGTTGGAATCTCTGAAGTAATGTCTATGCAACATGGGCCATTTTTTAGTCTTGGTAAAGTTCCTAGCCATATTTCTTTGAGCCCATCCCAATAATCAAAGGCACACAGCAGCAGCAACTAGTGCTCAGGAATCCTATCAGAACTAATAAAGACCACCCTTGCATcagcagccctggtggtctagtggttaagattcactgctctcactgccatggtctgggtttgtttcccagtcagcgAACCACATcgcccatctgtcggttgtcatagtatggaggctgcatgttgctgtgatgctgaaagctatgccaccagtactTCAAATACCACCAAAGTCACCCATGGTACACAGGTTgcagcagaacttccagactaagacagactaggaagaaagacctggccaccaacttccaaaaaattggcatggaaaccctgtgaatagcagcagagcattgtctaatAATAGCACCAGAAGGtaagaggatggcacaaaaagaacagtgggcagggttccactttgcaatacacagggtcactaggattTCGAAACAACTcagtggcactaacaacaacaaactctTGCACCAGAGCACTGAATCTGTCACTAAAAGAAAAGGATCTCATGTTCTTGTGTCCTATAGAACTTCCTTGCATATCTGATCCTCAGAAGAGTCCCTGGTACTTATGTGTGACATAAACAAGCTCTCAGAGATTAGGTGATTTACTTGAGATTCAGAgctggattttcattttcattcactgaATAAATGAGCCCTCAACCACATGAAAGTCCTGTGGTAGGTTTAGCAGAACAAGACAGACTTAGTCTCTGCCTTCATAGAGTTTACATTCTCCCAGGGCAACAGAGTAAACAACTGATTAGACATTGTGTCATTGAAATTGGGATAAATGCTATAAAGGAGATACACAGGGTGCTATGAGAGCAAATGACAGGTGGACCTGACAGTGCTAACACTTCCTTTAGGAAGGCCTTCAAGGAAGAGTAATGACAGGGTCCTAGGCATGTTGCAGACAgaagagcaggtgcaaaggccccaGGCAGAGAGCTACGTAAGGTCAAAAAGCTGAAAGCCAAAGTGGactagagagggaagggaagagcagTATGCGGATACCAGCCAACCGGGATAGCAGAGCCCAGTGTGAGGATTTGGGCATTTATCCTGAGGACAAAAGGTCTTACAAGAGTTTAAGCAGGAACATGTCATGTTCAGATTTGCGTTGTAAAAGAGTCATTCTGTGTAGAAAATGAATAGAGGACAAGAGTAGATGCACAGAGACCAAATGGTGGCTTTGACTGGGGTGATGGTAGTGGccagagagaagggaacaaaCGAGAGATGGTTGGAAGGAAATGACAAGTCTTAGTGATTATTTGAGTGGGAGGGTGTGGGAGACAAGGGAGATGGAGAAATCAAGTACAACCCCTAGATTTCTGATTTGTTAACTAGGCAAGTACTCCCCCAATAAGATAGGGCCTCTGGAAGCTCAGTGATGAGCTAGCTTTAGATTTTACACATAACGGGCTTGAGAAGTTTATGATACATCCAAATGAAGATTTCAAGTCAGAGTTTATATATGCAAGTTTGGAGATAATACAATTTGAAAGTTATTAATGTGTGGATAGTAATGGAAACCACAGGCATTGCTGATATTgcccagaagagaagagagccaaAGATTAAACTCTGAGGAACTCCAAGGTTGGATAAAAGGAGACCAAGAGGCAAGTGCCCAGAGGTCATAGGAAAATCTGAGGAGTGTGGTATCACGGGAGCCTGAGGAAGATAATGTTTCAACAAGAGTGAGAGTGGGAGGTTGTAAAGCTTCTAATGCAGCGCGAAGCCAAGCAAAGTGAAGACTGAATCCATTGGAAGCAGCAGCATGAAGGTTGTGAGTGACCCTGGAATGGGAAGAGACCTCTCAGCCAATAACGAAAGCAAGGCCTACAGTAAAGTGGGTTGAGAAGTGCCTGGGAGATGGTGTCTTCTGAGGAAATAGTGATGTCCAATACAACTCTTTTAACAAGTTTGGAGTCAAGGCATAGGACAGTGtctggagggggcagggagaggagagtggAGTTACAGTGGGGTTTGCTAAGATGGTAGGGGCTTTAAAAGGCTTCTTAAGTGTTACTGGGAAggatccagagagagagaagttgaatATGCgaagacaaatgaggaaatgggatTCATGGCCCATGTTTAAGGGCTGACTTTGGAAAAGGGGGCACCTTGCAGGTAGGTTTAGAGGCAGAGTTCCCATCAGGtggtttgtattttctttaactCCAGGTTCAAGGCTCTTGGCTTTGTTATTCTGCCTCATATTAGGTCCTGCACATTGTCCTTTCCAAAAGGATTTAGAAACCCAGTAAATTATTGTGGTGGTGTCACCAATCCCTCCTACCATGGTCCATTTGATAATTCTCACGTTAAATCAAGACCCTGTGCTTCATAGGCCCTGGGGAATCTGTAGTATAACAAAGATACCCTAAAATGAACTACTTACCATGTTACTGGGAATTTGGTCTCAGGGATTAAATCATGTATTTCTTCCCATTCTTGGGGTATGTCAATAAAATCTCGGTAAACCTTGATTTCTAGCACTGTTCCTATGGTGGTATGTTGCAAAAGCTGTAAAAATTCTCGAAGAGTGTATCCTAATACATTGGCATGGCCAACACTAATCAGAACATCACctgaagagggaaaaaatttaTCAGTAAAATTAAGGTAATGGTTTAAAGCGATCATACCATTTCTGACTTTATTGTGAGGTGTTTCATTTTATGGGTTCATTTTGTTGGTTCATTTTGAACCAAAACCAGACTTCAGccttatttaacaaaaataaccaTCTCAGTGACATGAGTATCCTTTGCATAATGAAGAATGCATGCAAGATGTTgcatgctttttgcttttttttgtgtgtgtgtgaagaagattggccttgagctaacatccgttgccaatcttcctcttttttattatttttttatttttgcatttgtgaggaagagtggccctgagctaacatctgt
This window harbors:
- the PDZD9 gene encoding PDZ domain-containing protein 9, whose translation is MKKASVKSRKEKQISLKIKTSEHKLSKTKETKLTVSSLGLGLIVIQHGPFLQIIHLIKKGAAARDGKLQPGDVLISVGHANVLGYTLREFLQLLQHTTIGTVLEIKVYRDFIDIPQEWEEIHDLIPETKFPVTCTTKETEKAKEDSFKSSDDNEDVVLDKKFKYYKGPRSTGHHTAKTPMSISREWHGYKKKNRTISVGKDINCDVMIHRDHKKEVRAPSPYWTMVKQDNESSSSSSSASDAFWLEDYAQVEKSKGPPVQKLVRQ